The Thermodesulfovibrio sp. 3462-1 genome contains the following window.
CCTCGCAGAGTTCTGGAATTGCCGAGATATGAATAAAAGAAGGAGCTCTTACCCGCATTCTATAAGGCTTTCCAGAACCATCGCTTACTATGTAAAAGCCAAGCTCACCCTTAGGTGCTTCTATGGCTGAATAGATTTCTCCTTTTGGCATAATCTCCTGTTTTTCCTCCCTGAATGCAATGAAAGCACTCCAAAATGAGCTATCGGGTTCAATTTTTCTTTTACCCTGATGGGGCATATCCAGATCAGGAGATTTATCGGAAATTATCTCTCCCTTAGGCATCTTTTCAATACACTGTTTTACAATCAGTGCTGACTGTCTCATCTCGAGAATTCTACATAAATACCTATCATAGGTATCACCATTTTCTCCAAGAGGCACTTCAAAATCTACCTCACTGTAAGCATCATAGGGAACATGTTTTCTTATGTCATAATAAACACCAGAACCACGAAGAGCAGGACCTGTAAGTCCCATTGAAATGGCTCTCTCTGCAGTAATAACACCTATTCCCTTTGTTCTTGCAAGCCATATACGGTTTTCTGTAAGAAGGCTTTCATACTCGTCAACTCTTTGAAGCATTATCTCCATGAATTTGTAAATCTCATCAAGCACATGCTGTTTCACATCAACTCTTACTCCACCAATTCTTGGATAACTTACTGTAAGCCGAGCACCACATATTTTTTCAAAGAATTGTAAAATTTGCTCTCTTTCCCTGAAAGCATAAAGAAACACCGTCATTGCACCTATGTCAAGGGCATGAGTTGCAAGCCATAACAGATGACTGCTTAGTCTTGAAAGTTCGCTAACCATTGTTCTTATAAATTTTGCTCTCGGTGGCGGTTCAATGCACATAAGTTTTTCAACTGCAAGGCAGTATCCTATGTTATTCGTCATGCTTGTTATATAGTCAAGTCTATCAGTAAGTGTCATTGCACCAGGATAGGTTTTACTTTCAGCAAGCTTTTCCACTCCTCTATGCAAATAGCCTACATCAGGAGTAATTTTTACTACTCTTTCACCTTCAAACTCACAGAGAAGTTTTAATACTCCATGAGTGGCAGGATGATGAGGTCCCATTTGAAGAACAAAAGTTGTTTCGCTCACTCTCTCTATTTCCAGCTGCCCCATCTTTCAGTCTCTTTCATAATTTTTTCTTTAAGTTTGAGCAATCCATACATCAAAGCCTCAGGCCTTGGTGGACATCCCGGTATATAAACATCAACAGGCAAAAACTTGTCTACACCTTGAACTGTGCTGTAGGTATTAAAAATTCCCCCGGTGCAGGCACAACTTCCCATTGCAACTACATACTTTGGCTCTGGCATTTGGTCATAAAGTCTCTTTACAATGGGTGCCATCTTGTATGTAACAGTGCCTGCAATTATTATCACATCTGCCTGACGGGGTGATGCTCTAAAAAGAATTCCAAATCTATCAAGGTCTAAATGAGAAGCACCTGCTGCCATCATCTCTATGGCACAACAGGCAAGCCCACAAGTAAGAGGCCAGAGTGAGTTAGACCTACCCCAGTTTACAATTCTGTCAACGGTAGTAATTATTACATTACTACCCCTGATTATTTTTGTCCCTTCTTCCACTTCAATAAGTTCATGTTTATCAGTATAGGGAGCCATAGGTATCCTTCACAAATTTTTCTCTTTTGAGTCTTGAAGCTTCTTGAGCAGATACAAATTTCAATGCCTTAGTTGTGCATTTTGTTACACAGGCTGGATTAAGCCCCTGATCTACTCTGTCTTTACAGTAATCACATTTTACGACTTTGCCTGTTTCAGGATTCCATTGAGGAACTCCCCATGGACAGGCAGTAATGCAGGATTTGCATCCCACACATAAAGACTGTTCAACAAAAACAATTCCATCCTTTGAGCGTTTCTGCATTGCACCTGTTGGGCATGCTTTCACACACCAGGGTTCTTCACAATGAAAACATGGCATAAAGACAAATCTCTGACGAGGAAGCCCACCTACTATTTTTATCTCGGTCTCAATGATTTTACAAAGTCTTGGACCAACAGGAAGTTCATTTTTAGTTTTACAGTGCACCTCACAGGCATAACAGCCAATGCAGCGGTCATGGTCTTGGTATATGAAATAGATACTCATTCCTTCACCTCCCTATGCTTTCTTTACTTTTACAAAGTTTTCAAATAAAGCACCTGTATGGCTTCCATATGCCATTCTATCAAATGCTCCCTTAAGGAGTCTGCCCTCATTTAATCCCTTTCCATAGGAACGAGTTTTCCATGGAACTTCATTCTCAAAACCTCTATACATGAAAACAGTCTCTGGATGAATAAATGGAGTAACCTTTGCTTTTATCTTCCCTGAAAAATCTCCTGAAGAAACTTCTACCCAATCACCGTTCTTTATGCCCATCTGTGCTGCAATTTTATCATTTATCCATAGTTCGTTTTCTGGTATAATTTCATTAAGATATTTATTGTTAAGGGTTCGCACGTGAGTATGAACTGCCATTCTTCCAAAAACAAGTCTGAATTCACCTTCCTCAATATTGGGTTTTGCTGGAGTAATCGGCTCAAGGAAATATGGAACCTCTCTTTCAGCCATCTTGGTTGAGAGAATCTCCACCTTACCTGAAGGTGTCTTAAACTTAAGCTCATCTCTACTATACATCTTTGCATCTTTACATAGAGCAACCTGACCTGTTTTATCAAAATCTTCAATTTTGACACCTGTTCCTTCAAGCTGGTAGTTCCATATATCCTCTATTGTCTCATAGGGCATATATTCTCCAGCGCCTGAAGCTGCGAGAATTCCTTTTACAATCTCCCATCTTGCCTTTGTATCATAAATTGGTTTTACTGCCTGTTTTCTCATAATAAAGGCAGGCTTTGCTCCTCTTTGCATACCAAGTATATCACTTCTTTCAAGATATGTAGAATTTGGTAAAACAACATCAGCATACCAAGAAGTTGTAGAGTAATTAACATCAATGGTTACAAGCAGATCAAGTCCGTTTAGTATCTCTTCAATGTCTTTATGAGGTATGCCTGCAAAGGGATCATATCTTACAACAAAAAGGGCTTTTACTGGATAGGGTTCACCTTTTTTAATAGCTCTATAAAGATGTAGAATATGTCCTGCACCATCATAAAGAAATCCTTTTCCTTCCTCAGCTTCAACTCTTTTTTCCTGAGGTGC
Protein-coding sequences here:
- a CDS encoding NADH-quinone oxidoreductase subunit D, which gives rise to MGQLEIERVSETTFVLQMGPHHPATHGVLKLLCEFEGERVVKITPDVGYLHRGVEKLAESKTYPGAMTLTDRLDYITSMTNNIGYCLAVEKLMCIEPPPRAKFIRTMVSELSRLSSHLLWLATHALDIGAMTVFLYAFREREQILQFFEKICGARLTVSYPRIGGVRVDVKQHVLDEIYKFMEIMLQRVDEYESLLTENRIWLARTKGIGVITAERAISMGLTGPALRGSGVYYDIRKHVPYDAYSEVDFEVPLGENGDTYDRYLCRILEMRQSALIVKQCIEKMPKGEIISDKSPDLDMPHQGKRKIEPDSSFWSAFIAFREEKQEIMPKGEIYSAIEAPKGELGFYIVSDGSGKPYRMRVRAPSFIHISAIPELCEGHLLADVIAIIGTLDIVMGEADR
- a CDS encoding NADH-quinone oxidoreductase subunit B family protein; amino-acid sequence: MAPYTDKHELIEVEEGTKIIRGSNVIITTVDRIVNWGRSNSLWPLTCGLACCAIEMMAAGASHLDLDRFGILFRASPRQADVIIIAGTVTYKMAPIVKRLYDQMPEPKYVVAMGSCACTGGIFNTYSTVQGVDKFLPVDVYIPGCPPRPEALMYGLLKLKEKIMKETERWGSWK
- a CDS encoding 4Fe-4S dicluster domain-containing protein; this encodes MSIYFIYQDHDRCIGCYACEVHCKTKNELPVGPRLCKIIETEIKIVGGLPRQRFVFMPCFHCEEPWCVKACPTGAMQKRSKDGIVFVEQSLCVGCKSCITACPWGVPQWNPETGKVVKCDYCKDRVDQGLNPACVTKCTTKALKFVSAQEASRLKREKFVKDTYGSLY
- a CDS encoding molybdopterin-dependent oxidoreductase; the encoded protein is MKTSVFSVCGMCSARCPIRVEVHDGRVTWIEGNPYVPGMEGSLCARGSAGVALLYDFERLQYPMIRTGPRGSGQFKRVSWDEAFNYIAESVKKAQAQYGNKTVALLDRGAGLFGEMQRLIVRGLGSPNYFNHDDLCRKNVDLAYQSLLGYARPEVGYDWANTRHIVLYGRNAFEALGVREANNIMKALENGANLTYIDVRVSKTATKATKYLQIRPGTDYALNLALIHVILKESLFDRDFVDRFIIGLPELENFIKPYTPEWAEKQTGIPEYEIISLARQLSTDKPRVILYPGWFAARYMDAFYFAQSVIILNALLGSIEQKGGLILAKTPKEVGAKGLNSLLEKIPAPQEKRVEAEEGKGFLYDGAGHILHLYRAIKKGEPYPVKALFVVRYDPFAGIPHKDIEEILNGLDLLVTIDVNYSTTSWYADVVLPNSTYLERSDILGMQRGAKPAFIMRKQAVKPIYDTKARWEIVKGILAASGAGEYMPYETIEDIWNYQLEGTGVKIEDFDKTGQVALCKDAKMYSRDELKFKTPSGKVEILSTKMAEREVPYFLEPITPAKPNIEEGEFRLVFGRMAVHTHVRTLNNKYLNEIIPENELWINDKIAAQMGIKNGDWVEVSSGDFSGKIKAKVTPFIHPETVFMYRGFENEVPWKTRSYGKGLNEGRLLKGAFDRMAYGSHTGALFENFVKVKKA